From the Musa acuminata AAA Group cultivar baxijiao chromosome BXJ3-7, Cavendish_Baxijiao_AAA, whole genome shotgun sequence genome, one window contains:
- the LOC103973533 gene encoding serine carboxypeptidase-like 51 isoform X3 produces MPISPLLLLPLLFSSSLSLLLVDAARTADGSEEWGYVQVRPRAHMFWWLYRSPQRVDNGSAPWPTVLWLQGGPGGSGVGIGNFQEIGPVDANLQPRSTTWLQKADLLFVDNPVGTGYSFVEDESLFVKSDWEAAADLTTLLKNLYHEQASSWQNSPLFIVAESYGGKFAVTAGLSIAQAIRAGELKLNLGGVALGDSWISPEDFVLSWAPLLLDLSRIDIIDAEKSSIMAEKIREEIKKEQYGDATNSWGELEEFIVTSSNDVDFYNFLLDSGSDPVSLTAAAEASQKLSLKMYPTYLSSKASTSPDISGLMNGLIKEKLKIIPKNVSLLNSWGGQSGLVFDSLSNDFMKPRINEVDELLSLGINVTIYNGQVDLICATKGTEAWVQKLKWDGLKNFNSMDRKPIYCSSEEVGVTKGFLKSYQNLHFYWILGAGHFVPVDQPCVSLKMIADITRSPPAGPS; encoded by the exons ATGCCAAtctctcccctcctcctcctccccctcctcttctcttcttctctctctcttctcctggtCGATGCCGCCCGCACCGCCGATGGATCCGAGGAGTGGGGTTACGTCCAAGTCCGACCGA GAGCGCACATGTTCTGGTGGCTTTACCGGAGCCCGCAACGAGTCGACAACGGTTCCGCTCCATGGCCGACCGTGCTGTGGTTGCAGGGAGGACCT GGCGGCTCGGGCGTCGGGATCGGTAACTTCCAGGAGATTGGGCCCGTGGATGCCAATCTACAGCCTCGGAGTACGACATGGCTGCAGAAGGCCGACCTTCTCTTTGTG GACAATCCGGTGGGCACGGGATACAGTTTTGTGGAGGACGAGAGCCTCTTCGTGAAGAGTGATTGGGAGGCAGCCGCGGATCTGACCACCCTTCTGAAGAATCTCTACCATGAGCAGGCGTCGTCATGGCAGAACAGCCCACTGTTCATCGTGGCAGAGTCTTACGGAGGAAAGTTCGCCGTGACCGCAGGCTTGTCGATCGCCCAAGCCATCAGGGCTGGAGAATTGAAGCTCAACCTCGGAG GTGTTGCATTGGGAGATAGCTGGATCTCACCTGAAGATTTCGTG CTATCGTGGGCGCCTCTGCTTCTCGATCTCTCAAGAATTGACATCATAGATGCAGAGAAATCAAGCat CATGGCCGAGAAGATCAGAGAAGAGATAAAGAAGGAGCAGTACGGTGATGCCACGAACTCATGGGGCGAGCTGGAGGAGTTCATTGTCACAAGCAGTAACGATGTC GATTTCTACAACTTCTTGTTGGATTCTGGGAGCGATCCAGTTTCACTGACAGCAGCAGCTGAAGCATCGCAGAAGCTATCATTGAAGATGTACCCGACCTACCTGAGCTCAAAGGCTTCCACCTCTCCTGACATTTCAGGTCTCATGAATGGTTTGATCAAGGAAAAGCTGAAGATCATTCCAAAGAATGTTAG TTTGCTGAACAGCTGGGGAGGGCAATCTGGCCTCGTCTTTGATTCACTCTCGAATGATTTCATGAAGCCAAGAATCAATGAG GTTGATGAGCTCCTTTCCCTGGGAATCAATGTCACCATCTATAATGGACAG GTTGATCTGATTTGTGCAACCAAGGGCACTGAAGCATGGGTTCAGAAGCTCAA atgGGATGGGCTGAAGAACTTTAACAGCATGGATAGAAAGCCTATATACTGCAGCAGCGAGGAAGTGGGAGTCACCAAAGGCTTCCTTAAATCTTATCAGAACTTGCACTTCTACTGGATCCTCGGAGCAGGGCATTTT GTGCCGGTGGACCAGCCTTGTGTTTCACTGAAGATGATTGCCGACATCACCCGGTCTCCTCCTGCTGGTCCTTCCTAG
- the LOC103973533 gene encoding serine carboxypeptidase-like 51 isoform X2 — MPPAPPMDPRSGVTSKSDRVILLSPPPNPGAHMFWWLYRSPQRVDNGSAPWPTVLWLQGGPGGSGVGIGNFQEIGPVDANLQPRSTTWLQKADLLFVDNPVGTGYSFVEDESLFVKSDWEAAADLTTLLKNLYHEQASSWQNSPLFIVAESYGGKFAVTAGLSIAQAIRAGELKLNLGGVALGDSWISPEDFVLSWAPLLLDLSRIDIIDAEKSSIMAEKIREEIKKEQYGDATNSWGELEEFIVTSSNDVDFYNFLLDSGSDPVSLTAAAEASQKLSLKMYPTYLSSKASTSPDISGLMNGLIKEKLKIIPKNVRYVISFYDRFRGKQTINSLGLSLLNSWGGQSGLVFDSLSNDFMKPRINEVDELLSLGINVTIYNGQVDLICATKGTEAWVQKLKWDGLKNFNSMDRKPIYCSSEEVGVTKGFLKSYQNLHFYWILGAGHFVPVDQPCVSLKMIADITRSPPAGPS; from the exons ATGCCGCCCGCACCGCCGATGGATCCGAGGAGTGGGGTTACGTCCAAGTCCGACCGAGTAATCCTTCTATCTCCGCCTCCCAACCCAG GAGCGCACATGTTCTGGTGGCTTTACCGGAGCCCGCAACGAGTCGACAACGGTTCCGCTCCATGGCCGACCGTGCTGTGGTTGCAGGGAGGACCT GGCGGCTCGGGCGTCGGGATCGGTAACTTCCAGGAGATTGGGCCCGTGGATGCCAATCTACAGCCTCGGAGTACGACATGGCTGCAGAAGGCCGACCTTCTCTTTGTG GACAATCCGGTGGGCACGGGATACAGTTTTGTGGAGGACGAGAGCCTCTTCGTGAAGAGTGATTGGGAGGCAGCCGCGGATCTGACCACCCTTCTGAAGAATCTCTACCATGAGCAGGCGTCGTCATGGCAGAACAGCCCACTGTTCATCGTGGCAGAGTCTTACGGAGGAAAGTTCGCCGTGACCGCAGGCTTGTCGATCGCCCAAGCCATCAGGGCTGGAGAATTGAAGCTCAACCTCGGAG GTGTTGCATTGGGAGATAGCTGGATCTCACCTGAAGATTTCGTG CTATCGTGGGCGCCTCTGCTTCTCGATCTCTCAAGAATTGACATCATAGATGCAGAGAAATCAAGCat CATGGCCGAGAAGATCAGAGAAGAGATAAAGAAGGAGCAGTACGGTGATGCCACGAACTCATGGGGCGAGCTGGAGGAGTTCATTGTCACAAGCAGTAACGATGTC GATTTCTACAACTTCTTGTTGGATTCTGGGAGCGATCCAGTTTCACTGACAGCAGCAGCTGAAGCATCGCAGAAGCTATCATTGAAGATGTACCCGACCTACCTGAGCTCAAAGGCTTCCACCTCTCCTGACATTTCAGGTCTCATGAATGGTTTGATCAAGGAAAAGCTGAAGATCATTCCAAAGAATGTTAGGTATGTCATTTCATTTTACGATCGATTCCGAGGAAAACAGACAATCAATTCTCTTGGACTAAGTTTGCTGAACAGCTGGGGAGGGCAATCTGGCCTCGTCTTTGATTCACTCTCGAATGATTTCATGAAGCCAAGAATCAATGAG GTTGATGAGCTCCTTTCCCTGGGAATCAATGTCACCATCTATAATGGACAG GTTGATCTGATTTGTGCAACCAAGGGCACTGAAGCATGGGTTCAGAAGCTCAA atgGGATGGGCTGAAGAACTTTAACAGCATGGATAGAAAGCCTATATACTGCAGCAGCGAGGAAGTGGGAGTCACCAAAGGCTTCCTTAAATCTTATCAGAACTTGCACTTCTACTGGATCCTCGGAGCAGGGCATTTT GTGCCGGTGGACCAGCCTTGTGTTTCACTGAAGATGATTGCCGACATCACCCGGTCTCCTCCTGCTGGTCCTTCCTAG
- the LOC103973533 gene encoding serine carboxypeptidase-like 51 isoform X4 yields the protein MPISPLLLLPLLFSSSLSLLLVDAARTADGSEEWGYVQVRPRAHMFWWLYRSPQRVDNGSAPWPTVLWLQGGPGGSGVGIGNFQEIGPVDANLQPRSTTWLQKADLLFVDNPVGTGYSFVEDESLFVKSDWEAAADLTTLLKNLYHEQASSWQNSPLFIVAESYGGKFAVTAGLSIAQAIRAGELKLNLGGVALGDSWISPEDFVLSWAPLLLDLSRIDIIDAEKSSIMAEKIREEIKKEQYGDATNSWGELEEFIVTSSNDVDFYNFLLDSGSDPVSLTAAAEASQKLSLKMYPTYLSSKASTSPDISGLMNGLIKEKLKIIPKNVSWGGQSGLVFDSLSNDFMKPRINEVDELLSLGINVTIYNGQVDLICATKGTEAWVQKLKWDGLKNFNSMDRKPIYCSSEEVGVTKGFLKSYQNLHFYWILGAGHFVPVDQPCVSLKMIADITRSPPAGPS from the exons ATGCCAAtctctcccctcctcctcctccccctcctcttctcttcttctctctctcttctcctggtCGATGCCGCCCGCACCGCCGATGGATCCGAGGAGTGGGGTTACGTCCAAGTCCGACCGA GAGCGCACATGTTCTGGTGGCTTTACCGGAGCCCGCAACGAGTCGACAACGGTTCCGCTCCATGGCCGACCGTGCTGTGGTTGCAGGGAGGACCT GGCGGCTCGGGCGTCGGGATCGGTAACTTCCAGGAGATTGGGCCCGTGGATGCCAATCTACAGCCTCGGAGTACGACATGGCTGCAGAAGGCCGACCTTCTCTTTGTG GACAATCCGGTGGGCACGGGATACAGTTTTGTGGAGGACGAGAGCCTCTTCGTGAAGAGTGATTGGGAGGCAGCCGCGGATCTGACCACCCTTCTGAAGAATCTCTACCATGAGCAGGCGTCGTCATGGCAGAACAGCCCACTGTTCATCGTGGCAGAGTCTTACGGAGGAAAGTTCGCCGTGACCGCAGGCTTGTCGATCGCCCAAGCCATCAGGGCTGGAGAATTGAAGCTCAACCTCGGAG GTGTTGCATTGGGAGATAGCTGGATCTCACCTGAAGATTTCGTG CTATCGTGGGCGCCTCTGCTTCTCGATCTCTCAAGAATTGACATCATAGATGCAGAGAAATCAAGCat CATGGCCGAGAAGATCAGAGAAGAGATAAAGAAGGAGCAGTACGGTGATGCCACGAACTCATGGGGCGAGCTGGAGGAGTTCATTGTCACAAGCAGTAACGATGTC GATTTCTACAACTTCTTGTTGGATTCTGGGAGCGATCCAGTTTCACTGACAGCAGCAGCTGAAGCATCGCAGAAGCTATCATTGAAGATGTACCCGACCTACCTGAGCTCAAAGGCTTCCACCTCTCCTGACATTTCAGGTCTCATGAATGGTTTGATCAAGGAAAAGCTGAAGATCATTCCAAAGAATGTTAG CTGGGGAGGGCAATCTGGCCTCGTCTTTGATTCACTCTCGAATGATTTCATGAAGCCAAGAATCAATGAG GTTGATGAGCTCCTTTCCCTGGGAATCAATGTCACCATCTATAATGGACAG GTTGATCTGATTTGTGCAACCAAGGGCACTGAAGCATGGGTTCAGAAGCTCAA atgGGATGGGCTGAAGAACTTTAACAGCATGGATAGAAAGCCTATATACTGCAGCAGCGAGGAAGTGGGAGTCACCAAAGGCTTCCTTAAATCTTATCAGAACTTGCACTTCTACTGGATCCTCGGAGCAGGGCATTTT GTGCCGGTGGACCAGCCTTGTGTTTCACTGAAGATGATTGCCGACATCACCCGGTCTCCTCCTGCTGGTCCTTCCTAG
- the LOC103973533 gene encoding serine carboxypeptidase-like 51 isoform X1, producing MPISPLLLLPLLFSSSLSLLLVDAARTADGSEEWGYVQVRPRAHMFWWLYRSPQRVDNGSAPWPTVLWLQGGPGGSGVGIGNFQEIGPVDANLQPRSTTWLQKADLLFVDNPVGTGYSFVEDESLFVKSDWEAAADLTTLLKNLYHEQASSWQNSPLFIVAESYGGKFAVTAGLSIAQAIRAGELKLNLGGVALGDSWISPEDFVLSWAPLLLDLSRIDIIDAEKSSIMAEKIREEIKKEQYGDATNSWGELEEFIVTSSNDVDFYNFLLDSGSDPVSLTAAAEASQKLSLKMYPTYLSSKASTSPDISGLMNGLIKEKLKIIPKNVRYVISFYDRFRGKQTINSLGLSLLNSWGGQSGLVFDSLSNDFMKPRINEVDELLSLGINVTIYNGQVDLICATKGTEAWVQKLKWDGLKNFNSMDRKPIYCSSEEVGVTKGFLKSYQNLHFYWILGAGHFVPVDQPCVSLKMIADITRSPPAGPS from the exons ATGCCAAtctctcccctcctcctcctccccctcctcttctcttcttctctctctcttctcctggtCGATGCCGCCCGCACCGCCGATGGATCCGAGGAGTGGGGTTACGTCCAAGTCCGACCGA GAGCGCACATGTTCTGGTGGCTTTACCGGAGCCCGCAACGAGTCGACAACGGTTCCGCTCCATGGCCGACCGTGCTGTGGTTGCAGGGAGGACCT GGCGGCTCGGGCGTCGGGATCGGTAACTTCCAGGAGATTGGGCCCGTGGATGCCAATCTACAGCCTCGGAGTACGACATGGCTGCAGAAGGCCGACCTTCTCTTTGTG GACAATCCGGTGGGCACGGGATACAGTTTTGTGGAGGACGAGAGCCTCTTCGTGAAGAGTGATTGGGAGGCAGCCGCGGATCTGACCACCCTTCTGAAGAATCTCTACCATGAGCAGGCGTCGTCATGGCAGAACAGCCCACTGTTCATCGTGGCAGAGTCTTACGGAGGAAAGTTCGCCGTGACCGCAGGCTTGTCGATCGCCCAAGCCATCAGGGCTGGAGAATTGAAGCTCAACCTCGGAG GTGTTGCATTGGGAGATAGCTGGATCTCACCTGAAGATTTCGTG CTATCGTGGGCGCCTCTGCTTCTCGATCTCTCAAGAATTGACATCATAGATGCAGAGAAATCAAGCat CATGGCCGAGAAGATCAGAGAAGAGATAAAGAAGGAGCAGTACGGTGATGCCACGAACTCATGGGGCGAGCTGGAGGAGTTCATTGTCACAAGCAGTAACGATGTC GATTTCTACAACTTCTTGTTGGATTCTGGGAGCGATCCAGTTTCACTGACAGCAGCAGCTGAAGCATCGCAGAAGCTATCATTGAAGATGTACCCGACCTACCTGAGCTCAAAGGCTTCCACCTCTCCTGACATTTCAGGTCTCATGAATGGTTTGATCAAGGAAAAGCTGAAGATCATTCCAAAGAATGTTAGGTATGTCATTTCATTTTACGATCGATTCCGAGGAAAACAGACAATCAATTCTCTTGGACTAAGTTTGCTGAACAGCTGGGGAGGGCAATCTGGCCTCGTCTTTGATTCACTCTCGAATGATTTCATGAAGCCAAGAATCAATGAG GTTGATGAGCTCCTTTCCCTGGGAATCAATGTCACCATCTATAATGGACAG GTTGATCTGATTTGTGCAACCAAGGGCACTGAAGCATGGGTTCAGAAGCTCAA atgGGATGGGCTGAAGAACTTTAACAGCATGGATAGAAAGCCTATATACTGCAGCAGCGAGGAAGTGGGAGTCACCAAAGGCTTCCTTAAATCTTATCAGAACTTGCACTTCTACTGGATCCTCGGAGCAGGGCATTTT GTGCCGGTGGACCAGCCTTGTGTTTCACTGAAGATGATTGCCGACATCACCCGGTCTCCTCCTGCTGGTCCTTCCTAG